In Salvia miltiorrhiza cultivar Shanhuang (shh) unplaced genomic scaffold, IMPLAD_Smil_shh original_scaffold_188, whole genome shotgun sequence, the following proteins share a genomic window:
- the LOC131003293 gene encoding uncharacterized protein LOC131003293: protein MPPRRAPRNNVGTANEPPRRVEELFLKQSPPTFNGTGNPTDAEIWIRAMERIFDFLYCSDQERLSCVAFQLTGSADFWWETKKRAMTLEQLENLTWEDFKTEIYDKYIPKSYRKKKETEFFNLKQNKMSVTEYDRAFCDMSRYAPHLIDTDEKMAEKFRSGLRHEIKMALAGHGNLTHSEALSRALDVEAAMPEDRPTQTQASGNNDRGKRKWDGNNNNNRGYYNNQDNKRPWQGNMMQQGQWQGRPVNPGSAGNNQGQLRAPLCPKCSKSHHGICLAGSNTCFKCGQKGHFARDCQGKPQGGMRGPNQPGQVQPLRAIQGQQLLYPPPQQQYRPAARPPQIPQARAYALHKNKQGNNQGNLAGGTECRLFQLYRQGR, encoded by the exons ATGCCTCCCAGAAGAGCCCCAAGAAACAATGTGGGAACCGCAAACGAACCCCCACGAAGGGTTgaggaactttttcttaaacagagcccgccaacattcaacgggaccggcaacccgactgatgccgaaatctggattagagcaatggaaaggattttcgactttctttactgttctgaccaagagagactctcttgtgttgcattccaactaactgggtcggcagatttttggtgggaaaccaagaagagggcaatgaccctcgaacaattggaaaacctgacttgggaagacttcaagacggagatctacgataaatacattcccaagagctacagaaagaagaaagagacggagtttttcaatctgaaacaaaacaagatgtccgtgacggaatacgatcgcgctttctgcgacatgtctcgctatgcccctcatctgatcgacactgatgaaaagatggccgagaagtttcgttcaggccttaggcatgagatcaagatggcgcttgctggtcatggtaatctcacccactctgaggcacttagcagagccctggatgttgaagcagccatgcctgaagaccgcccaacccagactcaagcttcgggaaacaacgatcgtgggaagagaaaatgggatggcaacaacaacaataataggggttactacaacaaccaagataacaagaggccatggcaaggaaacatGATGCAACAAGGGCAATGGCAAGGACGACCAGTCAATCCAGGATCAGCTGGAAACAATCAGGGCCAGCTCAGGGCACCTTTGTGTCCCAAATGCTCCAAGTCACATCACGGCATATGCTTAGCTGGCAGCAATACctgctttaagtgtggccagaagggccattttgccagAGACTGCCAAGGAAAACCACAAGGAGGAATGAGAGGGCCGAATCAGCCGGGCCAAGTACAACCACTCAGGGCTATCCAAGGCCAACAGTTACTCTACCCACCACCACAGCAGCAGTATCGACCTGCGGCACGTCCACCGCAAATTCCACAGGCAAGAGCCTATGCCTTGCACAAGAATAAACAAGGAAACAACCAAGGGaatttggcag GAGGAACAGAGTGCCGACTATTTCAGCTTTACAGgcaaggaagatga